In Papio anubis isolate 15944 chromosome 20, Panubis1.0, whole genome shotgun sequence, a single window of DNA contains:
- the C20H19orf12 gene encoding protein C19orf12 homolog isoform X1: MAVPGTPLRAPRLGASPVTQAKAPVSAAGWAGTGEGVPSRDPWVPLRPCATRSQKPARRVASRKARRSRKAGARAGPAPGPPPRPARPSAGLRPRPGPGPGSRGPPRPGPQPPLIAERAPQASAPPGGAVGGLLGAWMTSGQFKPIPQILMELPPAEQQKLFKEAMAIIRHLEWTDAVQLTALVMGSEALQQQLLAMLVNYITKELRAEIQYDD, from the exons ATGGCGGTCCCCGGGACTCCTCTCCGGGCGCCTCGTCTCGGTGCTTCACCCGTAACCCAAGCCAAGGCCCCGGTGTCTGCGGCAGGGTGGGCCGGGACCGGGGAGGGGGTGCCCAGCCGGGACCCCTGGGTCCCCCTAAGGCCGTGCGCAACTCGTAGCCAGAAGCCGGCCCGGCGCGTGGCTTCCCGGAAGGCCCGGCGCAGCCGGAAGGCGGGAGCGAGGGCGGGGCCAGCGCCGGGGCCGCCACCAAGGCCTGCGCGACCCTCCGCGGGGCTGAGACCgaggccggggccggggccggggagCCGGGGGCCACCCAGGCCCGGTCCGCAGCCGCCTCTGATCGCCGAGCGCGCCCCGCAGGCCTCGGCTCCCCCAG GAGGGGCTGTCGGGGGGCTGTTAGGTGCCTGGATGACAAGTGGACAGTTTAAGCCAATTCCTCAAATCCTAATGGAGCTGCCCCCTGCCGAGCAACAGAAGCTCTTTAAGGAAGCCATGGCCATCATCAGGCACCTAGAGTGGACGGATGCCGTGCAGCTGACCGCGCTGGTCATGGGCAGCGAGGCcctgcagcagcagctgctggccAT
- the C20H19orf12 gene encoding protein C19orf12 homolog isoform X2: protein MAVPGTPLRAPRLGASPVTQAKAPVSAAGWAGTGEGVPSRDPWVPLRPCATRSQKPARRVASRKARRSRKAGARAGPAPGPPPRPARPSAGLRPRPGPGPGSRGPPRPGPQPPLIAERAPQASAPPEPWACVSVKPASLSEMSRKFVVSRPRKSRTQTLQRVG from the exons ATGGCGGTCCCCGGGACTCCTCTCCGGGCGCCTCGTCTCGGTGCTTCACCCGTAACCCAAGCCAAGGCCCCGGTGTCTGCGGCAGGGTGGGCCGGGACCGGGGAGGGGGTGCCCAGCCGGGACCCCTGGGTCCCCCTAAGGCCGTGCGCAACTCGTAGCCAGAAGCCGGCCCGGCGCGTGGCTTCCCGGAAGGCCCGGCGCAGCCGGAAGGCGGGAGCGAGGGCGGGGCCAGCGCCGGGGCCGCCACCAAGGCCTGCGCGACCCTCCGCGGGGCTGAGACCgaggccggggccggggccggggagCCGGGGGCCACCCAGGCCCGGTCCGCAGCCGCCTCTGATCGCCGAGCGCGCCCCGCAGGCCTCGGCTCCCCCAG AGCCCTGGGCTTGTGTCTCAGTGAAACCTGCCTCATTGTCTGAGATGTCACGGAAGTTCGTGGTCTCAcggccaaggaaatcaaggacgCAGACACTCCAGAGGGTAGGTTAG